Proteins from one Embleya scabrispora genomic window:
- a CDS encoding type I polyketide synthase — MTTSENTAGDRDRHGGAIAVIGTACRLPGAADPAAFWRLLADGVDAVGEAGAERRRGADLRPGGYLDRVDTFDAAFFGISPREADAMDPHQRLALELGWEAAEDAGLLPESLAGTRAGVFVGAIAGDWSTVVHRYGTDAITRHTFTGVARALIANRLSWALDLHGPSLTVDTAQSSSLVAVHLACESLRSGESTVAFAGGVHLNLAAESTVAAERFGALSPDHRSFAFDARANGFVRGEGGAVLLLKPLERALADGDPIHAVIHGSAITSDGDTDGLTVPDVGAQTDVLRRAASAAGVAPDRIQYVELHGTGTRVGDPIEAAALGTAYGAGRTGADRLAVGSVKTNIGHLEGASGIVGLLKTVLGIRRRTLPASLHHTSANPATDPAGNGLRVLTEAGPWPRPDRPLLAGVSSFGMGGTNCHVVVGEAPAVVADEVPEGEAPAPEGPRALVASVLPWPLSARDPRALPGQAGRLAAVDAAPGDVALTLAAHRTAFAHRAVLLGEESAELRDAAGALAAGLPSADAVTGVAHPHTSTVFVFPGQGSQWIGMARQLRAESPVFAAHLDACADALAPHVDWSPHDVLRDVPGAPGLDRVDVVQPALFAVMVSLARLWEAFGVRPDAVIGHSQGEIAAAHIAGALTLADAARLVARRSLLLAGLAPGGGMASIPLPADEVRAAPTVRAGRIAIAAINGPSSTVVSGDRDALDTLLADYTEAGVDVRSIPVDYASHSAHVEPLRADLARELEALAPVSSDIAFYSTVTGGPLDTAGLDADYWYRNLRGTVRFEDAVRAALADGRRVFVESSPHPVLTMGLRQILDEAGSADAAAALTVGTLRRDDGGARRLVTSLAQAYVHGVPVDWTAALPADARRTELPTYAFLPTPHWIAEPAATPRDAPAAGSTRAGDIGAVNSATENGSSHLGDGPGHAAPDPLALVRATAAVVLGHAGPGAVDPDRTFKDLGFDSVGALEFRDRLTAASGTALSASLTFDHPTPRAVAAHLAHRTAGTVPADGGGPGTGPAPAAPEDDPIVIVAAGGRWPGGADTPEALWDLLATGTDTIGPFPTNRGWDLDALHDPDPGPGRPGTTYVRAGGFLHAADTFDAGFFGISPREAAAMDPQQRLLLETAWEVVERAGIAPSTLRGTRAGVFVGAMPQEYGPRLHEASEDHAGHLLTGALTSVASGRLAYTLGLEGPALTIDTACSSSLVALHLAARSLRAGECTLALAGGVTVMSTPGMFTEFARQRGLAPDGRCKPFAAAADGTAWAEGAALVLLERHSDARRNGHPVLAVLRGSAINQDGASNGLTAPNGPAQQRVIRAALHDAGLSPAEVDAVEAHGTGTTLGDPIEAEALLSTYGADRPADRPLLVGSVKSNLGHTQAAAGVTGVIALIEAMRHGELPRTLHLDAPSPHVDWARGGVRLLAEPTPWPDADRPRRAAVSSFGISGTNAHVILEQAPIEARPTAATQDDAGPWTLSAASAEALPAQAARLRTHLAERPDLALGDLALALAGTRDTLAHRAVITGGGRDDLLRGLDALVDGLDAANLIEGAARPSAPLAVLFSGQGSQRVGMGRELYAAEPVFGRALDEALAHLDAALDRPLRDLLFAEPDSAEAALLGETAYTQPALFAIETALYRLVEAYGVRADHLIGHSIGELTAAHIAGVLDLPDAAALVVARGRLMGRIPATGAMIALQGTEDEIAALIAEHPTEVGIAAVNGPDSVVISGTADLVEALADRWRAAGRKSRRLRVSHAFHSPHMDAVLDEFRAVAAGVRFGTPRIPIVSNVTGDLADAAELADPDYWVRHIREAVRFRDGIRRLADLGTTTFLELGPDAVLTALALANLDDPSAVVVAALRADRPEPTTFTHALARLHVTGTPVDWTTTRGRREPGRVDLPTYAFRRRRHWLDPSRASADPTSAGLDPSEHPFLGADLTRADGSGRVWTGTLSTTNRPWLADHAVQDTVLLPGTAFVDLALYAAERTGAGGVGELVLAEPLVLPDAAPVRIELAVGAEQPDGTRALTVHSRAAGTETWTRHATGRLDPARDTTPAPTDTAWPPPGASPIDVVDVYDRLAALGYHYGPTFQGLIAAWQAGDDLLAEVELPEPVEEIGHRVHPALLDAALHAVVALLPGTDPAAPTRLPFAWAGAAAHTAGARELRVRISPIGPDTIALAATDDRGTPVVTIDRLTLRAIPAERLATRPGAPGSGADSAADSWYRVDWMPVPPGESVAADDGWVILGETADPFGLTTLAEADDRPVVFHPDLDALRAALAAGAARPARVLVPFARPVPELGTVVAAHAVTERAVTLLGTWLADPALGDITPVLLTREAIATHPGEDVRDPTAAGLWGLVRAAAGEHPGRLRVLDLDIHPDSLAALPAALAGPETQLALRAGDILAPRLARVRPDDALEPPRAQEPWRLDVTEPGTIDNVAMLPAPEAGAPLAPGQVRIALRAAGLNFRDVLIALGVYPGAARIGAEGAGRVLEVAPDVTDLAVGDRVMGLLPGVLGSQAVVDHRLLTPIPAGWTYAQAATVPVAFLTAYHGLVELAGLRAGESVLVHAATGGVGTAAVQLARHLGADVHGTASPAKWPTLRAQGLPDERIASSRTLDFEDRFRAGTAGRGVDIVLNALAREFTDASLRLLAPGGRFVELGKTDPRDPAEVRAAHPGIDYRAFDLLTLDPAHIAHMLRVLAPLFASGTLTPLPVTAWDARHAIPALRRLSQARHTGKLVLTIAPTPTPFDPAGTVLITGGTGTLGALAARRLVAEHGARHLLLVGRHGPSAPGATELRAELAAAGASVEIAACDVADPTALAELLDGIATAHPLTAIVHTAGVVADGALTGTDPDRLHAVLRPKVDAAWHLHTLTADLDLSAFVLYSSAVGVLGNPGQSAYAAANTFLDALAHHRHSLGLAATSIGWGHWAEAGGLAAHLTDVDRRRLAGSGLAPMRTDTALDLLDRALDTPLPAPIAARIDTGTLRPDAAVGVLAGLTRAAGQARVPAQRGAARTTRKPAAGLRDRLAGRPVDEQRRELLLFVRQTAAAVLGHDGPAAIAPERGFMEAEFDSLGAIELRNRINAGTGLDLPSTLAFDHPTPIALAEHLRDLLAPAPAAPDGGRLLDELDRWQVSLADLLNAGAGTDEGFRADAVARLYELLGRLGVAAPEDPTSAVIARLGAGTDDDLFDFIDNELGIS; from the coding sequence ATGACGACCAGTGAGAACACCGCCGGCGACCGCGATCGGCACGGCGGCGCGATCGCCGTCATCGGAACCGCCTGCCGGCTGCCGGGCGCCGCCGACCCCGCCGCCTTCTGGCGACTCCTCGCGGACGGTGTGGACGCCGTCGGCGAGGCGGGCGCCGAGCGCCGGCGCGGCGCGGACCTGCGGCCCGGGGGCTACCTCGACCGGGTGGACACCTTCGACGCGGCGTTCTTCGGCATCTCGCCGCGCGAGGCCGACGCGATGGACCCGCACCAGCGGTTGGCCCTCGAACTCGGGTGGGAGGCCGCCGAAGACGCCGGCCTCCTGCCCGAATCCCTCGCGGGCACCCGGGCCGGCGTGTTCGTCGGCGCGATCGCCGGCGACTGGTCCACCGTGGTGCACCGGTACGGAACCGACGCGATCACCCGGCACACCTTCACCGGCGTCGCTCGCGCGCTGATCGCCAATCGCCTGTCCTGGGCCCTGGACCTGCACGGCCCGAGCCTGACCGTCGACACCGCGCAGTCCTCCTCGCTGGTCGCGGTACACCTGGCCTGCGAGAGCCTGCGCAGCGGCGAGTCCACCGTCGCGTTCGCCGGCGGTGTGCACCTGAACCTGGCCGCGGAGAGCACCGTCGCCGCGGAACGTTTCGGCGCGTTGTCCCCGGACCACCGCTCGTTCGCCTTCGACGCCCGCGCCAACGGCTTCGTGCGCGGCGAGGGCGGCGCGGTGCTGCTGCTCAAGCCGCTGGAGCGGGCGCTGGCCGACGGCGACCCGATCCACGCGGTGATCCACGGCAGCGCGATCACCAGCGACGGCGACACCGACGGCCTCACGGTGCCCGACGTCGGCGCCCAGACCGACGTGCTGCGCCGCGCCGCGTCCGCCGCCGGGGTGGCGCCCGACCGCATCCAGTACGTCGAACTGCACGGCACCGGCACGCGCGTCGGCGACCCGATCGAGGCCGCCGCCCTCGGGACCGCCTACGGCGCCGGCCGCACCGGCGCCGACCGGCTCGCGGTGGGCTCGGTGAAGACCAACATCGGCCACCTGGAGGGCGCTTCCGGCATCGTCGGACTGCTCAAGACGGTGCTCGGAATCCGCCGGCGCACGCTGCCCGCGAGCCTGCACCACACCAGCGCGAACCCGGCGACCGACCCGGCCGGGAACGGACTGCGGGTGCTGACGGAAGCGGGACCGTGGCCGCGCCCGGACCGGCCGCTGCTCGCGGGAGTCAGCTCGTTCGGGATGGGCGGCACGAACTGCCACGTGGTGGTGGGCGAGGCGCCCGCGGTGGTGGCCGACGAGGTACCCGAGGGCGAGGCGCCCGCGCCCGAGGGCCCCCGCGCGCTCGTGGCGTCCGTCCTGCCGTGGCCGCTGTCCGCCCGCGACCCGCGTGCGCTGCCCGGCCAGGCCGGCCGGCTCGCGGCGGTGGACGCCGCGCCCGGGGACGTCGCACTCACCCTCGCGGCCCACCGCACCGCGTTCGCCCACCGGGCCGTGCTCCTCGGCGAGGAATCGGCCGAACTCCGCGACGCGGCGGGCGCGTTGGCCGCCGGACTGCCGAGCGCCGACGCGGTCACCGGCGTCGCCCACCCGCACACCTCCACCGTGTTCGTCTTCCCCGGCCAGGGCTCCCAGTGGATCGGCATGGCCCGGCAACTCCGCGCCGAATCCCCGGTCTTCGCGGCACACCTGGACGCCTGCGCGGACGCGCTCGCGCCGCACGTCGACTGGTCGCCGCACGACGTCCTGCGGGACGTGCCCGGGGCGCCCGGGCTCGACCGCGTCGACGTGGTACAGCCCGCGCTGTTCGCCGTGATGGTCTCGCTGGCCCGGCTGTGGGAGGCGTTCGGCGTGCGCCCGGACGCGGTGATCGGCCACTCACAGGGGGAGATCGCCGCCGCGCACATCGCCGGTGCGCTCACCCTGGCCGACGCCGCGCGCCTGGTCGCCCGGCGCAGCCTGCTCCTGGCCGGCCTCGCGCCCGGCGGCGGCATGGCCTCCATACCGCTCCCGGCCGACGAGGTTCGCGCCGCGCCGACCGTACGGGCCGGCCGGATCGCGATCGCCGCGATCAACGGGCCCTCGTCCACCGTGGTCTCCGGTGACCGCGACGCGCTGGACACGCTGCTCGCCGACTACACCGAGGCCGGCGTGGACGTCCGGTCCATCCCGGTCGACTACGCCTCGCACTCGGCCCACGTGGAGCCGCTGCGCGCCGACCTTGCCCGCGAACTCGAGGCACTCGCACCGGTATCGAGCGACATCGCGTTCTACTCCACGGTCACCGGCGGCCCGCTGGACACCGCCGGGCTGGACGCCGACTACTGGTACCGCAACCTGCGCGGCACCGTGCGCTTCGAGGACGCGGTCCGCGCCGCACTCGCCGACGGCCGGCGCGTCTTCGTCGAGTCGAGCCCGCATCCCGTGCTCACCATGGGACTTCGGCAGATCCTCGACGAAGCCGGCTCCGCGGATGCCGCCGCCGCGCTGACGGTGGGCACACTGCGGCGCGACGACGGCGGGGCGCGCCGGTTGGTGACCTCGCTGGCCCAGGCCTACGTCCACGGCGTCCCCGTGGACTGGACCGCCGCACTGCCGGCCGACGCCCGACGGACCGAACTGCCCACGTACGCCTTCCTGCCGACACCGCACTGGATCGCGGAACCGGCGGCGACGCCCCGGGACGCGCCGGCGGCCGGGTCCACCCGAGCCGGAGACATCGGCGCCGTCAACTCCGCCACCGAAAACGGGAGTTCGCACCTCGGCGACGGTCCCGGCCACGCCGCCCCCGACCCCCTCGCCCTCGTCCGTGCCACCGCCGCCGTCGTGCTCGGCCACGCCGGCCCCGGTGCGGTCGACCCCGATCGCACCTTCAAGGACCTCGGCTTCGACTCGGTCGGCGCACTGGAGTTCCGCGACCGGCTGACCGCCGCGAGCGGGACCGCGCTGTCCGCGTCGCTGACGTTCGACCACCCGACCCCCCGGGCCGTCGCCGCCCATCTCGCGCACCGCACGGCTGGCACCGTGCCCGCGGATGGCGGCGGGCCCGGGACCGGCCCGGCGCCGGCCGCGCCCGAGGACGACCCGATCGTCATCGTCGCGGCCGGCGGCCGGTGGCCCGGCGGCGCGGACACCCCCGAGGCGCTGTGGGACCTGCTCGCGACCGGCACCGACACCATCGGCCCGTTCCCGACCAACCGGGGCTGGGACCTCGACGCGCTCCACGACCCCGACCCCGGGCCCGGCCGGCCCGGGACGACCTACGTACGCGCGGGCGGATTCCTGCACGCGGCCGACACCTTCGACGCGGGCTTCTTCGGGATCAGCCCGCGCGAGGCCGCCGCGATGGATCCGCAGCAGCGGCTGCTCCTGGAGACCGCGTGGGAGGTGGTCGAGCGGGCGGGCATCGCCCCGAGCACGCTGCGCGGCACCCGGGCGGGCGTCTTCGTCGGCGCCATGCCGCAGGAGTACGGGCCGCGCCTGCACGAGGCTTCCGAGGACCACGCCGGACATCTGCTCACCGGCGCGCTGACCAGCGTCGCGTCCGGCCGGCTCGCGTACACCCTCGGCTTGGAGGGGCCGGCGCTGACGATCGACACCGCGTGCTCGTCGTCCCTGGTCGCGCTGCATCTGGCGGCACGCTCGCTGCGCGCGGGCGAGTGCACACTCGCGCTGGCTGGCGGGGTCACCGTGATGTCCACGCCCGGCATGTTCACCGAGTTCGCCAGGCAGCGCGGACTCGCCCCCGACGGTCGCTGCAAGCCGTTCGCCGCCGCCGCCGACGGCACCGCGTGGGCCGAGGGCGCGGCCCTGGTCCTGCTGGAGCGCCACTCCGACGCGCGCCGCAACGGGCATCCCGTACTCGCCGTGCTCCGGGGCAGCGCGATCAACCAGGACGGCGCGTCCAACGGGCTGACCGCGCCCAACGGGCCGGCGCAGCAGCGGGTGATCCGCGCCGCGCTCCACGACGCCGGGCTGAGCCCGGCCGAGGTCGACGCGGTCGAGGCGCACGGGACCGGGACCACCCTGGGCGATCCGATCGAGGCCGAGGCGCTGCTGTCCACGTACGGCGCGGACCGGCCGGCCGATCGGCCGCTGCTCGTCGGCTCGGTCAAGTCCAATCTCGGACACACCCAGGCCGCCGCCGGTGTCACCGGCGTGATCGCGCTGATCGAGGCCATGCGGCACGGCGAACTGCCCCGCACACTGCACCTGGACGCACCGTCGCCGCACGTGGACTGGGCCCGCGGCGGGGTGCGCCTGCTCGCCGAGCCCACCCCCTGGCCGGACGCCGATCGGCCGCGCCGCGCCGCGGTGTCCTCGTTCGGGATCAGCGGCACCAACGCGCACGTGATCCTGGAACAGGCCCCGATCGAGGCGCGGCCGACCGCTGCGACCCAGGACGACGCCGGGCCGTGGACGTTGTCCGCCGCGAGCGCGGAGGCACTTCCCGCCCAGGCCGCCCGGCTGCGTACACACCTGGCCGAGCGTCCCGATCTCGCGCTCGGGGACCTGGCCCTGGCCCTGGCCGGCACCCGGGACACCCTCGCCCACCGCGCGGTGATCACCGGTGGCGGTCGGGACGACCTGCTGCGTGGACTCGACGCGCTCGTCGACGGTCTCGACGCGGCCAATCTGATCGAGGGTGCCGCCCGCCCGAGCGCGCCGCTCGCCGTGCTGTTCAGCGGCCAGGGCAGCCAGCGCGTCGGCATGGGTCGCGAACTGTACGCCGCCGAACCGGTATTCGGCCGCGCCCTGGACGAGGCGCTGGCGCACCTGGACGCCGCGCTCGACCGGCCGCTGCGCGACCTGCTGTTCGCCGAACCGGACAGCGCCGAGGCCGCGTTGCTCGGCGAAACCGCCTACACCCAGCCCGCGTTGTTCGCGATCGAGACCGCGCTGTACCGACTCGTCGAGGCGTACGGCGTGCGGGCCGACCACCTGATCGGCCACTCGATCGGCGAACTCACCGCGGCCCACATCGCCGGTGTGCTCGACCTCCCGGACGCCGCCGCGCTGGTCGTCGCCCGAGGTCGCCTGATGGGGCGAATACCCGCCACCGGTGCGATGATCGCGCTCCAGGGCACCGAGGACGAGATCGCCGCCCTGATCGCCGAACACCCGACCGAGGTCGGTATCGCGGCGGTGAACGGCCCCGATTCGGTGGTGATCTCCGGTACGGCCGACCTCGTCGAAGCGCTCGCCGACCGGTGGCGGGCCGCCGGTCGCAAGAGCAGGCGACTCCGGGTGAGCCACGCCTTCCACTCCCCGCACATGGACGCCGTGCTGGACGAGTTCCGCGCGGTGGCGGCGGGCGTGCGCTTCGGCACACCGCGCATCCCGATCGTGTCCAACGTGACCGGGGACCTCGCCGACGCCGCCGAACTCGCCGATCCCGACTACTGGGTCAGGCACATCCGCGAGGCGGTGCGCTTCCGCGACGGCATTCGCCGACTCGCCGACCTCGGCACGACCACCTTCCTCGAACTCGGCCCCGACGCCGTGCTGACCGCGCTCGCCCTGGCGAACCTGGACGACCCGTCGGCGGTCGTGGTCGCCGCGCTGCGCGCCGACCGCCCCGAACCGACGACCTTCACGCATGCGCTGGCCCGGCTGCACGTCACCGGTACGCCCGTCGACTGGACCACCACCCGCGGCCGGCGCGAGCCGGGCCGGGTCGACCTGCCCACCTACGCGTTCCGGCGTCGCCGGCACTGGCTGGACCCGTCCCGGGCGAGCGCCGACCCGACCTCGGCCGGTCTCGACCCGAGCGAACACCCGTTCCTGGGCGCGGATCTGACCCGCGCGGACGGCTCCGGCCGGGTCTGGACCGGCACCCTGTCCACCACCAACCGGCCCTGGCTCGCCGACCACGCGGTACAGGACACGGTCCTGCTGCCCGGCACCGCCTTCGTCGACCTCGCGCTGTACGCCGCCGAGCGCACCGGTGCGGGCGGCGTCGGCGAACTCGTGCTGGCCGAACCGCTCGTGCTGCCCGACGCGGCGCCGGTCCGGATCGAACTCGCCGTCGGCGCCGAACAACCGGACGGCACCCGGGCCCTGACCGTACACTCGCGCGCCGCCGGCACCGAGACCTGGACCCGACACGCCACCGGCCGACTGGACCCGGCCCGGGACACGACCCCCGCGCCGACCGACACCGCGTGGCCGCCGCCCGGAGCGAGCCCCATCGACGTCGTCGACGTCTACGACCGCCTGGCCGCCCTGGGCTACCACTACGGCCCGACCTTCCAGGGCCTGATCGCCGCCTGGCAGGCCGGCGACGACCTGCTCGCCGAGGTGGAACTGCCCGAACCGGTCGAGGAGATCGGCCACCGAGTCCACCCCGCGCTGCTCGACGCCGCGCTGCACGCCGTGGTGGCACTGCTGCCCGGCACCGACCCGGCCGCGCCCACCCGGCTGCCGTTCGCCTGGGCCGGGGCCGCCGCGCACACCGCCGGCGCCCGCGAACTGCGGGTCCGGATCAGCCCGATCGGCCCGGACACGATCGCCCTGGCCGCCACCGACGACCGGGGTACGCCCGTCGTGACGATCGACCGGCTGACCCTGCGCGCGATCCCGGCGGAGCGGCTCGCGACCCGACCGGGCGCTCCGGGCTCGGGCGCGGATTCGGCCGCGGACTCCTGGTACCGGGTGGATTGGATGCCGGTGCCGCCCGGCGAGTCGGTCGCGGCGGACGACGGTTGGGTGATCCTCGGCGAGACCGCCGACCCGTTCGGTCTCACCACCCTCGCCGAGGCCGACGACCGGCCCGTCGTGTTCCACCCCGACCTCGACGCGCTGCGTGCCGCGTTGGCCGCGGGTGCGGCCCGACCCGCCCGCGTCCTGGTCCCGTTCGCCCGACCCGTCCCGGAACTGGGCACGGTCGTGGCCGCCCACGCTGTCACGGAGCGGGCCGTGACGCTGCTGGGCACTTGGCTGGCCGACCCCGCACTCGGCGACATCACACCGGTCCTGCTCACCCGCGAGGCGATCGCCACCCACCCCGGCGAGGACGTGCGCGACCCGACCGCCGCCGGCCTGTGGGGCCTGGTCCGGGCCGCCGCGGGGGAACACCCGGGCCGGTTGCGGGTGCTCGACCTGGACATCCATCCCGACTCGCTCGCCGCGCTGCCCGCCGCGCTCGCCGGCCCGGAGACGCAACTCGCGCTGCGCGCCGGCGACATCCTCGCACCGCGCCTGGCCCGGGTGCGTCCGGACGACGCGCTGGAGCCACCGCGCGCCCAGGAGCCGTGGCGGCTCGACGTCACCGAACCCGGCACGATCGACAACGTCGCGATGCTGCCGGCCCCCGAGGCCGGCGCGCCGTTGGCGCCCGGGCAGGTCCGGATCGCACTGCGCGCGGCCGGACTGAACTTCCGCGACGTCCTGATCGCCCTCGGCGTCTACCCCGGCGCCGCCCGGATCGGCGCGGAGGGCGCCGGCCGGGTCCTCGAAGTCGCCCCGGACGTCACGGACCTCGCGGTCGGCGACCGGGTCATGGGCCTGCTGCCCGGTGTGCTCGGGTCCCAGGCCGTGGTCGACCACCGCCTGCTCACCCCGATCCCGGCCGGGTGGACGTACGCCCAGGCCGCCACCGTCCCCGTGGCATTCCTGACCGCCTACCACGGCCTGGTCGAACTGGCCGGACTGCGCGCCGGGGAATCCGTCCTGGTGCATGCCGCGACCGGCGGGGTCGGTACCGCCGCCGTACAACTCGCCCGCCACCTGGGCGCCGACGTACACGGCACCGCGAGCCCGGCCAAGTGGCCCACGCTGCGCGCCCAGGGCCTGCCCGACGAGCGCATCGCCTCCTCCCGCACCCTCGACTTCGAGGACCGATTCCGGGCCGGCACCGCCGGCCGGGGCGTCGACATCGTGCTCAACGCGCTCGCGCGCGAGTTCACCGACGCGTCGCTGCGACTGCTCGCCCCCGGCGGCCGGTTCGTCGAACTGGGCAAGACCGACCCGCGCGACCCGGCCGAGGTGCGCGCCGCCCACCCGGGGATCGACTACCGCGCCTTCGACCTGCTGACCCTGGATCCCGCACACATCGCCCACATGTTGCGGGTCCTGGCCCCGCTGTTCGCGTCCGGCACGCTCACCCCGCTGCCGGTCACCGCGTGGGACGCCCGACACGCGATCCCGGCGCTGCGCCGGCTGAGCCAGGCCCGACACACCGGCAAACTCGTCCTCACCATCGCGCCCACCCCCACCCCCTTCGACCCCGCCGGCACGGTCCTGATCACCGGCGGCACCGGCACCCTCGGCGCCCTCGCCGCCCGCCGCCTGGTCGCCGAACACGGCGCCCGACACCTGCTCCTGGTCGGCCGGCACGGCCCGAGCGCCCCCGGCGCCACCGAACTGCGCGCCGAGCTGGCCGCCGCCGGCGCCTCGGTCGAGATCGCCGCGTGTGATGTGGCCGACCCGACAGCGCTCGCCGAACTGCTGGACGGCATCGCGACCGCACACCCACTCACCGCGATCGTGCACACCGCGGGTGTGGTCGCCGACGGCGCGCTCACCGGCACCGACCCCGATCGCCTGCACGCCGTACTACGGCCCAAGGTCGACGCCGCCTGGCACCTGCACACGCTCACCGCCGACCTGGACCTGTCCGCCTTCGTGCTCTACTCGTCCGCCGTCGGTGTGCTCGGCAACCCGGGGCAGAGCGCCTACGCCGCGGCCAACACCTTCCTGGACGCCCTCGCCCACCACCGGCACAGTCTCGGCCTGGCCGCCACCTCGATCGGCTGGGGCCACTGGGCCGAAGCGGGCGGCCTGGCCGCACATTTGACCGACGTGGACCGGCGCCGGCTCGCGGGCAGCGGCCTGGCCCCGATGCGCACCGACACCGCCCTCGACCTGCTCGACCGGGCCCTGGACACCCCACTGCCCGCACCGATCGCGGCCCGGATCGACACCGGCACGCTGCGCCCGGACGCGGCCGTCGGCGTACTCGCCGGCCTGACCCGCGCGGCCGGCCAGGCCCGGGTGCCCGCCCAGCGCGGCGCCGCCCGGACCACCCGAAAGCCCGCCGCCGGCCTGCGGGACCGACTCGCGGGCCGCCCCGTCGACGAACAGCGCCGCGAACTGCTGCTGTTCGTACGCCAGACCGCCGCGGCCGTGCTCGGCCACGACGGACCCGCCGCGATCGCACCCGAACGCGGATTCATGGAAGCCGAGTTCGACTCGCTCGGCGCGATCGAGCTGCGCAACCGGATCAATGCCGGCACCGGCCTGGACCTGCCCTCCACGCTGGCCTTCGACCACCCCACCCCGATCGCGCTGGCCGAGCACCTGCGCGACCTGCTCGCCCCGGCCCCGGCCGCCCCGGACGGCGGCCGACTGCTCGACGAACTCGACCGCTGGCAAGTGTCGTTGGCCGACCTGTTGAACGCCGGAGCCGGTACCGACGAGGGTTTCCGCGCCGACGCGGTCGCCCGGTTGTACGAGTTGCTCGGCCGGCTCGGCGTCGCCGCCCCGGAGGACCCGACCTCGGCGGTGATCGCCCGTCTCGGCGCGGGCACGGACGACGACCTCTTCGACTTCATCGACAACGAACTCGGCATCTCCTGA